CGCTTGTGCCACCCGCTCTAAATCGGCTCGGTTAAACAAACCTGACTCGCTGACGACCGTTATCCCTCTACTCTGGATTTGTTCTTGCTGCTGCTGGATTAATTGCTTAGTGGTTTCAAGATCGACAGTAAAGTTTTCTAGATCGCGGTTATTGATTCCGAGCAGGCGCAAGTCAGATAGAGACAGGGCGCGATCCAGTTCTGCTGCTGTATGCACTTCTATCAATGCGGTCATGCCTAGAGAGTGGATCGTGTTTAAAAAGTCTTGCAGATCGCGATCGCGCAAAATAGCAACGATGAGCAGCACCGCATCGGCTCCCGCCGCTCGCGCTAAATAAATTTGGTAGGGGTCGATGATGAACTCCTTGCACAGCAGCGGTAAGGACACGCTACGGCGAACTAAGCGCAGATTGTCAAAACTACCCTGAAAAAAATGGCGATCCGTTAGCACCGACAAGCAGGCAGCTCCGGCTTTTTCATAGGCTTGGGCAATACGAACGGGATCGAAGTCGGCTCGAATGACCCCCTTACTGGGTGAAGCCTTTTTGACCTCAGCAATTAAGCTGGGTTTGCTAGGGCTTTCCGGTAAAACCTGTAAATGTAAAGCGAGCAGAAAATTTCGCGCTGGCGGAGTTGCCTGAACTTGGTTTTGTAGCTTAGAAAGAGGAAGCGAAGCCTTCATTTGAGCCACTTCTTGCTCTTTGTGCCAAACAATTTTTTCCAGGATATGACGCGGTTCAGTATTGGGAGCTGCAATTGGGTAGTCTTTTACTGCTTGGTCAGGGGATTGACGACGAATCTGCATAGTTGGAAAAACGGTTTTTCTACGAAGTCATTTGATAGCAAACTGCCGACAAATTCATTAGCTGGCAGATATAGCCGCCTTGGTCGGTGTGGATTTGGCGTAGGCTTGGAGCACGTTCTCAATAATTGACAAGCCCACTCCGCCAGCAAGGGTCATGATCGATTCTGGGTGGAACTGAA
Above is a window of Cyanobacteria bacterium GSL.Bin1 DNA encoding:
- the trpC gene encoding indole-3-glycerol phosphate synthase TrpC, which codes for MQIRRQSPDQAVKDYPIAAPNTEPRHILEKIVWHKEQEVAQMKASLPLSKLQNQVQATPPARNFLLALHLQVLPESPSKPSLIAEVKKASPSKGVIRADFDPVRIAQAYEKAGAACLSVLTDRHFFQGSFDNLRLVRRSVSLPLLCKEFIIDPYQIYLARAAGADAVLLIVAILRDRDLQDFLNTIHSLGMTALIEVHTAAELDRALSLSDLRLLGINNRDLENFTVDLETTKQLIQQQQEQIQSRGITVVSESGLFNRADLERVAQAGAQAVLIGESLVKQPDIEQAVRKILNEEKEAVQ